A single Gammaproteobacteria bacterium DNA region contains:
- a CDS encoding DUF3106 domain-containing protein has translation MNSWNFSLIGKRMTVNGWIPCAFKVRNPKQQQYRRMSAMKIRTLILAFSVGLGGWLPGAFALDWSSLSPGEQAVLKPFADKWDQLPADRQARLQRGAQRWAEMDAGERKLAQQRFKHWRELSPEQRAKMRERFRRFKALPPAEQARIRRMWQWFKAQPPERRRKLRQEWKSLTPEQRRKARQQIRHGDLMPHERRRLQEGIHALPQSERQRLKEHWRELSPAQRDRARDALRQMTPRERHEALQRFRHRESQGFHPRARPQR, from the coding sequence TTGAACTCTTGGAATTTCTCGCTGATTGGGAAACGGATGACGGTGAATGGGTGGATCCCATGCGCTTTCAAGGTCCGGAATCCCAAACAACAGCAGTACAGGCGGATGAGCGCGATGAAGATTAGAACCCTGATACTGGCCTTTTCCGTGGGGCTCGGCGGGTGGTTGCCGGGAGCTTTCGCCCTGGATTGGTCCTCCCTCAGCCCGGGGGAACAAGCCGTGCTCAAGCCTTTCGCCGATAAATGGGATCAATTGCCAGCAGATCGTCAGGCCCGTCTGCAACGGGGCGCCCAGCGGTGGGCGGAAATGGATGCGGGTGAACGGAAGCTGGCGCAACAACGGTTTAAGCATTGGCGTGAACTGTCACCCGAGCAAAGGGCGAAGATGCGCGAACGTTTCAGGCGATTCAAGGCCTTGCCACCGGCGGAACAGGCTCGAATCCGGCGGATGTGGCAGTGGTTCAAGGCGCAGCCCCCCGAGCGGCGCCGTAAGCTGCGGCAGGAATGGAAAAGTTTGACACCGGAACAGCGCCGCAAGGCACGGCAGCAAATCCGTCATGGCGATTTGATGCCCCATGAGAGACGGCGCTTGCAGGAGGGGATCCATGCTTTGCCACAGAGCGAGCGCCAGCGGCTGAAAGAGCACTGGCGTGAACTGTCGCCCGCTCAGCGGGACCGGGCGCGCGACGCACTGCGGCAGATGACGCCGCGGGAGCGGCATGAGGCCCTGCAGCGGTTTCGGCACCGCGAGAGCCAGGGGTTTCACCCCCGGGCGCGGCCGCAACGGTAG
- a CDS encoding ACT domain-containing protein → MKHWYMLTVVGRDRPGIVAHVTRALYEGGANLGEASMLRLGGNFTIMLMVEFDGTARQLAVTVEPVIQSLGLHLHVDAIEGRLHEHLLPDVRITVFGADRAGIVAKVTGILAEAGLNILDLDSDVAGSTDAPLYIMHIEGQATEGVEALESALSVVRQEGVEARLGLVETMVG, encoded by the coding sequence ATGAAGCACTGGTATATGTTGACGGTGGTGGGCAGGGACCGGCCCGGTATCGTGGCCCACGTGACCCGCGCCTTGTACGAGGGTGGCGCCAATCTGGGGGAGGCTTCCATGCTGCGCCTGGGGGGTAATTTCACCATCATGCTGATGGTGGAGTTCGACGGCACGGCCAGGCAGCTGGCAGTGACGGTGGAGCCGGTGATCCAATCCTTGGGGTTGCACCTGCACGTGGACGCCATCGAGGGCCGCCTGCACGAACACTTGCTTCCCGATGTGCGTATTACCGTGTTCGGGGCGGATCGCGCCGGCATCGTCGCCAAAGTGACCGGCATCCTGGCGGAGGCGGGCTTGAATATTCTCGATCTGGACTCGGATGTGGCGGGCAGCACTGACGCACCCCTCTATATCATGCATATCGAGGGTCAGGCCACTGAAGGTGTTGAAGCCCTGGAATCCGCTCTCAGTGTCGTGCGCCAGGAAGGCGTGGAAGCCCGCCTTGGCCTTGTTGAGACCATGGTGGGCTGA
- the def gene encoding peptide deformylase, which yields MMALEILTYPDPRLKQVSSPVEVFDQSLLAFVAELAATMGEGPGAVGIAAPQVGRFQRIVIVDCSARRQVESHGRMVLINPEISAWEGLDVGREGCLSVPDYTGNVIRAARIVVDAFDEHGARQRYECAGFEARAVQHEIDHLDGLLFLDRLVSRRNDLFRRKVYK from the coding sequence CTGATGGCGCTGGAGATTCTGACCTATCCCGATCCGCGCCTGAAGCAAGTCTCTTCACCGGTGGAGGTTTTCGATCAGTCTTTGCTGGCGTTTGTGGCGGAGCTGGCGGCCACCATGGGCGAGGGTCCCGGTGCCGTGGGCATCGCCGCGCCCCAGGTGGGCCGTTTCCAACGCATCGTCATTGTGGACTGCTCCGCCCGGCGCCAGGTGGAGAGCCACGGCCGCATGGTGCTGATCAACCCCGAAATCAGCGCATGGGAGGGCCTGGACGTGGGCCGGGAGGGCTGCCTGTCTGTGCCCGACTACACCGGCAACGTGATCCGGGCGGCGCGCATTGTGGTGGACGCCTTCGATGAGCATGGCGCGCGGCAGCGCTACGAGTGCGCCGGTTTTGAAGCCCGGGCCGTGCAGCACGAAATCGATCATCTCGACGGCCTGCTGTTCCTCGACCGCCTGGTGAGCCGGCGCAACGACCTGTTTCGGCGCAAGGTCTACAAATAA
- a CDS encoding RNA polymerase sigma factor, protein MAATEALERFLAGVEKRALHMARIATGDTDEALDVVQDAMMKLVQHYADRSEAEWPPLFYRVLNNRINDWHRRGAVRRRWMAWRRAPEEGDDHPELDWHDPEAPGTERRVAGERAAEALERALRRLPPRQQQAFMLRTWEGLDVAQTAQAMGCSAGSVKTHYSRAVHTLREQLQDHWP, encoded by the coding sequence CTGGCCGCCACCGAAGCTCTGGAGCGATTTCTCGCCGGAGTGGAAAAACGCGCCCTGCATATGGCGCGGATCGCCACCGGCGATACCGACGAGGCATTGGACGTGGTACAAGACGCCATGATGAAACTCGTCCAACACTACGCGGACCGCAGCGAGGCCGAGTGGCCGCCGTTGTTTTACCGGGTGTTGAACAACCGCATCAACGACTGGCACCGCCGCGGCGCAGTGCGGCGGCGCTGGATGGCGTGGCGCCGCGCGCCGGAGGAGGGCGATGACCATCCTGAGCTGGACTGGCACGACCCTGAGGCCCCCGGCACTGAGCGGCGCGTGGCGGGCGAGCGGGCGGCTGAAGCACTGGAACGTGCATTGCGCAGGCTGCCGCCGCGTCAGCAGCAGGCGTTCATGCTGCGCACCTGGGAAGGTCTGGATGTGGCCCAGACAGCACAAGCCATGGGGTGCTCCGCCGGCAGTGTGAAAACCCATTACTCCCGTGCCGTGCACACCCTGCGCGAGCAACTTCAGGATCATTGGCCGTGA
- a CDS encoding ZIP family metal transporter, translated as MGVLGWIILFSLLGGVLSVVAAGTFLLLPSLWRERLLPYLISFATGALLGAAFLALLPHAMGAPGVDDVHDVHDLMLAVLLGVLAFFVLEKMVLWRHCHHRHCEAHDPTESGSQGEASAGVIVLVGDSLHNFVDGIIIAAAFLSDSHLGMVTALAVAAHEIPQEVGDFAVLLSSGFSRGRAMGFNLLSSLATVVGAVLAYYGLQDAQQLVPYALAVAAASFIYVAVADLIPGLHERVELSASLQQIGLISAGVLTVYLAHSTLH; from the coding sequence ATGGGCGTGCTCGGGTGGATCATTCTTTTCAGCCTGCTGGGTGGTGTGCTGAGTGTGGTGGCGGCGGGAACGTTTTTGCTGCTGCCGTCGCTGTGGCGTGAGCGCCTGCTGCCGTACTTGATCAGTTTCGCCACCGGCGCTTTGCTGGGGGCGGCGTTTCTGGCTTTGTTGCCCCACGCCATGGGGGCGCCCGGTGTGGACGATGTGCACGATGTGCACGATTTGATGTTGGCGGTGTTGCTGGGTGTGCTGGCGTTTTTCGTGCTGGAAAAAATGGTGCTGTGGCGCCATTGTCATCATCGCCATTGCGAGGCGCACGATCCGACGGAGAGCGGCTCACAGGGCGAGGCGTCGGCGGGGGTCATCGTGCTGGTGGGGGACAGTCTGCATAATTTCGTGGACGGCATCATCATTGCCGCCGCGTTTCTCTCCGACAGTCATCTTGGCATGGTTACCGCCCTGGCCGTGGCCGCCCATGAAATCCCCCAGGAAGTGGGCGATTTCGCCGTGCTGCTGAGTAGCGGCTTCAGCCGGGGCCGGGCCATGGGGTTCAATCTGTTGTCGTCCCTGGCGACGGTGGTGGGGGCGGTGCTGGCCTATTATGGTTTGCAGGATGCCCAGCAACTGGTGCCCTATGCCTTGGCGGTCGCGGCGGCGAGCTTTATTTACGTGGCGGTGGCGGACTTGATTCCGGGTTTGCACGAACGGGTGGAACTGAGTGCAAGCTTGCAGCAAATCGGCTTGATTTCCGCAGGTGTGCTGACCGTTTATCTGGCCCACAGCACCCTGCATTGA
- the pgeF gene encoding peptidoglycan editing factor PgeF produces MTGPAWITPDWPAPPTVRALATTRSGGVSEPPYGSLNLAGHVGDEPEQVQENRRRLRRAVPLPAEPLWLAQAHGTVVVDAACARAGVVADGSFSRHPGLVCTVLTADCLPLLLCDTGGTVVAAVHAGWRGLAAGIIEQAVRALGRPGRRLLAWLGPAIGPTAFEVGPEVRQAFIQQDAAAEHAFHPGRGDRYLANLYALARQRLARVHVTAVYGGHWCTVGDAERFFSYRRDGLTGRMAALVWLAPC; encoded by the coding sequence ATGACCGGCCCGGCCTGGATTACCCCGGACTGGCCCGCGCCCCCGACGGTGCGGGCGCTTGCCACCACCCGCAGCGGCGGGGTGAGCGAGCCGCCCTACGGCAGCCTCAACCTGGCCGGTCATGTGGGCGATGAGCCGGAGCAGGTGCAGGAAAACCGCCGTCGCTTGCGGCGTGCCGTGCCCTTGCCCGCGGAACCGCTGTGGCTGGCACAGGCGCACGGCACGGTTGTGGTGGATGCCGCCTGTGCCAGGGCCGGAGTGGTGGCGGACGGCAGTTTCAGCCGCCACCCCGGCCTGGTCTGCACCGTGCTCACCGCCGACTGCCTGCCCCTGTTGCTGTGCGACACTGGCGGTACTGTAGTGGCCGCCGTCCACGCCGGTTGGCGTGGCCTGGCCGCCGGCATCATCGAACAGGCCGTGCGGGCCCTGGGCCGGCCGGGGCGGCGCCTGCTCGCCTGGCTTGGCCCCGCCATTGGCCCCACCGCCTTCGAGGTGGGCCCCGAGGTGCGCCAAGCCTTCATCCAACAGGACGCCGCGGCGGAACACGCCTTTCACCCCGGGCGCGGGGACCGCTACCTCGCGAACTTATACGCCCTGGCCCGTCAGCGCCTCGCACGCGTTCATGTCACCGCGGTGTACGGTGGGCATTGGTGCACCGTGGGCGATGCTGAACGTTTTTTCTCCTATCGCCGCGACGGTCTCACGGGGCGGATGGCGGCCTTGGTTTGGCTGGCCCCGTGCTAA